AAGCTCCGCCCCGGGGTAGTCACCAAGAGCAACGCCCTGGCGCTCATGCGTGCGATGGGGCTGGACGTGTAGCGGCCACGGAAAAGGCGACCGGCAGATTTCGCAGATTGATTGAAAGCCCGGCAACTCACTCCGCGTCGCTCTCGGCCAGGTCTTGGATGTGCGCGAGTACGCGCTGGTGAATGCGGTGGATCAACAGGTCGGACCATAGCGTCCAGTAGGCTTGCGGGAACATGTTGATCGTGTACCAGGTGCGTCCGACGAGCCGCGTCCTGCCATCGGGCAAGCTTTCCAGCGCGAACTCGCCCCGCTGACTACGCAGGTGATGATCCAAGTGCGGTGGACGGATGCCGCGGTAAGGACTTAGCTCGAACATCGGGTCAGGCTGATCCGTCACGTCGAACGCCAGCCGGCGCGGCTCGTCCCATGCGGTGATCGGCTCGACGAATTCTCCCGTTGTGAACTCGCAGTAGCGCACCGCGCCCGCGCCGTGGCCCACGATCCGCGCGCGTTCCGGGCAGGCAATGCCCCATCGGAAATACCAGGCGCGCTCTGCCGGCAAATCTGGAAAGCTGACGACGCGCTCCCAAACCGCCGGCGCAGGTGCGTCGATTTCGACGGTGCTGGTTACGACGCGCTCGACAGGTTGGGCGACATACGCTTCGACCGCGGCCACCAGCGGCAACACGAACACGGCGGCCATGAGGTCGGATTGCCTCGGGCGCGCTCCCTCGGCAATCGCTTTGCCCAGGAGCGCCCCCATGGCTCCGGTCGGAATCAATGTCGGCATGGCCATGGCAATGCATACCACTCCCTCCAGGGCGAACAGCAATAACGCCACGCAGGCCAACGCCAAGCAAGCAATTCCAACGG
This genomic stretch from Pirellulales bacterium harbors:
- a CDS encoding DUF805 domain-containing protein — translated: MTAQEPAAPVRNRPTRFADWLRLIFGVSQRVTRGQYAGVGITLMALKYAVEALAIWYFASATYMPWDFINPLLSARTQLLAQAPEWLAWAMFVWSLPFLWIALSMSVRRVADAGHSPWAGFLVLIPIINLGFMAAMCGEPSSADETWTPAARMPRGHNQPRDAVLAVFAGFAVGGVMMAVSVFLFENYGAALFIGTPLLMSATAAYVYNRQHAYSRSSSMAVGIACLALACVALLLFALEGVVCIAMAMPTLIPTGAMGALLGKAIAEGARPRQSDLMAAVFVLPLVAAVEAYVAQPVERVVTSTVEIDAPAPAVWERVVSFPDLPAERAWYFRWGIACPERARIVGHGAGAVRYCEFTTGEFVEPITAWDEPRRLAFDVTDQPDPMFELSPYRGIRPPHLDHHLRSQRGEFALESLPDGRTRLVGRTWYTINMFPQAYWTLWSDLLIHRIHQRVLAHIQDLAESDAE